A single Micromonospora sp. CCTCC AA 2012012 DNA region contains:
- a CDS encoding transposase, protein MRSSVTRPRSPRGVRRRGLRENGSGAAAGVAGLRGRGRSDAAPTQGPHLGRRGRTSVVPVSGKGSGRVSIAGLTCYRPGERSRLIYRTIVHRGRKNERRSFSERDYIALLDAAHQQLGGPIVCVWDNLNTHVSAAMRQMIDARDWLHVIRLPAYAPDLNPIEGVWSHLKRSIGDLAVTGVDHLLAIIRNRLKSIQYRPDLLDGFLAHTGLTLEPDTT, encoded by the coding sequence GCGGGAAAACGGTAGCGGCGCAGCGGCAGGCGTGGCTGGTCTTCGCGGACGAGGCCGGTCAGACGCTGCGCCCACCCAAGGTCCGCACCTGGGCCGACGTGGCCGCACCTCGGTCGTCCCGGTGTCCGGCAAGGGGTCCGGTCGGGTCTCGATCGCCGGGTTGACCTGTTACCGGCCCGGCGAGCGGTCCCGGCTGATCTACCGCACGATCGTGCACCGCGGCCGCAAGAACGAACGACGCAGCTTCAGCGAACGTGACTACATCGCCCTGCTCGACGCCGCCCACCAACAACTCGGCGGCCCGATCGTGTGCGTCTGGGACAACCTGAACACCCACGTCTCCGCCGCTATGCGGCAGATGATCGACGCCCGGGACTGGCTTCACGTCATCCGGCTACCCGCCTACGCCCCCGACCTGAACCCGATCGAGGGCGTCTGGTCTCACCTGAAACGCAGCATCGGCGACCTCGCCGTCACCGGCGTCGACCACCTCCTCGCGATCATCCGCAACCGGCTCAAGAGCATCCAGTACCGCCCCGACCTGCTCGACGGGTTCCTCGCCCACACCGGCCTGACCCTCGAACCCGACACAACCTGA